Proteins from a genomic interval of Phaseolus vulgaris cultivar G19833 unplaced genomic scaffold, P. vulgaris v2.0 scaffold_15, whole genome shotgun sequence:
- the LOC137817071 gene encoding extensin-2-like has protein sequence MRTSAGPRHWPRLIYGLAFCLIAINVAGDDHKTYYSSQPTYYSPPKHAEHPPHHHKSPPHEYKSPHHHHKSPPHAYKSPPSPYVYKSPPPPSPSPPPPYIYKSPPPPSPSPPPPYVYKSPPPPSPSPPPPYVYKSPPPPSPSPPPPYVYKSPPPPSPSPPPPYVYKSPPPPSPSPPPPYVYKSPPPSSPSPPPPYVYKSPPPPSPSPPPPYVYKSPPPPSPSPPPPYVYKSPPPPSPSPPPPYVYKSPPYVYKSPPPPSPSPPPPYVYKSPPPPSPSPPPPYVYKSPPPPSPSPPPPYVYKSPPPPSPSPPPPYVYKSPPYVYKSPPPPSPSPPPPYVYKSPPPPSPSPPPPYVYKSPPPPSPSPPPPYVYKSPPPPSPSPPPPYVYKSPPPPSPSPPPPYVYKSPPPPSPSPPPPYVYKSPPPPSPSPPPPYIYKSPPPPSPSPPPPYVYKSPPPPSPSPPPPYVYKSPPPPSPSPPPPYVYKSSEYVYKAPPPPSPSPPPPYVYKSPPPPSPSPPPPYLYKSPTYVYKSPPPPSPSPPPPYVYKSPPPPSPSPPPPYVYKSPSYVHKSPPPPPYIYKSPPPPASGY, from the coding sequence ATGAGAACATCAGCAGGGCCGAGGCACTGGCCTCGACTCATCTATGGATTGGCATTTTGCCTAATTGCTATCAATGTCGCTGGTGATGATCATAAGACTTACTATTCATCCCAGCCAACCTATTACTCTCCACCAAAGCATGCAGAACACCCACCCCACCATCACAAATCACCTCCACATGAATACAAATCTCCACACCACCATCACAAATCACCTCCTCATGCATACAAATCTCCACCTTCACCTTATGTCTATAAGTCACCACCACCTCCCTCTCCTTCACCACCACCTCCATACATCTACAAGTCTCCTCCACCACCATCCCCATCACCACCCCCACCATATGTTTATAAGTCTCCTCCACCTCCATCCCCATCACCACCCCCTCCTTATGTTTACAAGTCTCCCCCACCTCCATCTCCTTCACCACCTCCTCCATATGTTTACAAATCTCCCCCTCCACCATCTCCATCACCTCCCCCTCCTTATGTCTACAAGTCTCCACCACCTCCATCCCCCTCACCTCCTCCACCATATGTGTACAAGTCTCCCCCTCCATCATCTCCATCACCTCCCCCTCCTTATGTTTATAAGTCTCCACCACCTCCATCCCCCTCACCTCCTCCACCATATGTCTACAAGTCTCCCCCTCCACCATCTCCATCACCTCCCCCTCCTTATGTCTACAAGTCTCCACCACCTCCATCCCCCTCACCTCCTCCACCATATGTGTATAAGTCTCCTCCATATGTCTACAAATCTCCCCCTCCACCATCTCCATCACCTCCTCCTCCTTATGTTTACAAGTCTCCCCCACCTCCATCTCCTTCACCACCTCCTCCATATGTTTACAAATCCCCTCCTCCACCTTCTCCATCACCTCCCCCTCCTTATGTTTACAAGTCCCCACCACCTCCATCTCCCTCACCTCCTCCACCATATGTGTACAAGTCTCCTCCATATGTCTACAAATCTCCCCCTCCACCATCTCCATCACCTCCCCCTCCTTATGTCTACAAGTCGCCACCACCTCCATCACCCTCACCTCCTCCACCATATGTCTATAAATCTCCCCCTCCACCATCTCCATCACCTCCCCCTCCTTATGTCTACAAGTCCCCACCACCTCCATCCCCATCACCTCCTCCACCATATGTGTACAAGTCTCCCCCTCCACCATCTCCATCACCTCCCCCTCCTTATGTCTACAAGTCCCCACCACCTCCATCCCCCTCACCTCCTCCTCCATATGTCTACAAATCTCCCCCTCCACCATCTCCATCACCTCCCCCTCCTTATATTTACAAGTCTCCCCCACCTCCATCTCCTTCACCACCTCCTCCATATGTTTACAAATCCCCTCCTCCACCATCTCCATCACCTCCCCCTCCTTATGTTTACAAGTCCCCTCCACCTCCATCCCCCTCACCTCCTCCACCATATGTGTATAAGTCTTCTGAATATGTCTACAAAGCTCCCCCTCCACCATCTCCATCACCTCCCCCTCCTTATGTCTACAAGTCCCCACCACCTCCATCGCCCTCACCTCCTCCACCATATTTGTACAAGTCTCCTACATATGTCTACAAATCTCCTCCTCCTCCATCTCCATCACCTCCCCCTCCTTACGTTTACAAGTCCCCACCACCTCCATCCCCCTCACCTCCTCCACCATACGTGTACAAGTCTCCTTCATATGTCCACAAATCTCCCCCTCCACCACCATATATCTATAAGTCACCACCACCTCCTGCATCAGGCTATTAA